One genomic segment of Profundibacter amoris includes these proteins:
- a CDS encoding riboflavin synthase: MFTGIITDIGHVLEVGMRGDMQARIGTGYDVAGIDIGASIACDGVCLTVVALGTDPQNWFDVQISAETLDKTNLGKWADGKRINLERALKVGDELGGHIVSGHVDGLAEITAMQDEGDSTRVTLRASDALAGFIAPKGSVALNGTSLTVNEVTGADFGINFIPHTKAATTWGDAAVGDMVNLEIDTLARYVARLREWGQ; this comes from the coding sequence ATGTTTACGGGGATTATCACGGATATCGGTCATGTTCTGGAGGTCGGGATGCGCGGCGATATGCAGGCGCGGATCGGCACCGGTTATGACGTGGCGGGCATCGACATCGGCGCCTCGATTGCCTGTGACGGTGTTTGCCTGACGGTGGTGGCGCTGGGCACGGATCCGCAGAACTGGTTTGACGTGCAGATTTCGGCGGAAACGCTGGATAAAACCAACCTTGGCAAATGGGCCGATGGCAAGCGCATCAATCTGGAGCGCGCGCTGAAGGTCGGGGATGAACTGGGCGGGCATATCGTGTCGGGCCATGTGGACGGCTTGGCCGAAATCACCGCCATGCAGGACGAGGGCGACAGCACCCGCGTCACCCTGCGCGCATCCGATGCGCTGGCGGGGTTCATCGCCCCCAAAGGCTCGGTCGCGCTGAACGGCACGTCATTGACGGTGAACGAGGTGACAGGGGCCGATTTTGGCATCAATTTCATTCCCCACACCAAAGCCGCCACCACATGGGGCGATGCGGCGGTCGGGGATATGGTCAATCTGGAGATCGACACGCTGGCCAGATATGTTGCGCGGTTGCGGGAGTGGGGGCAATGA
- the ribB gene encoding 3,4-dihydroxy-2-butanone-4-phosphate synthase, which translates to MTETSTAISPIEDIIEDARNGHMFILVDHEDRENEGDLVIPAQMATPEAINFMAKYGRGLVCLTLTGERIDALGLPQMASGNSSRYDTPFTVSIEAREGVTTGISAHDRARTVAVAIDQSKTATDIAIPGHIFPLRAREGGVLVRAGHTEAAVDVSRLAGLNPSGVICEIMNEDGSMARLPDLIEFAQTHDLKIGTISDLIAYRRRHDHLVNETAVRAVTSEFGGDWMMRIFTDETQGAEHIVLSKGDITGDDPVLVRMHALNPLEDVLGLGPSPACELPAAMKMIAEEGRGLIVLLRDTEMKLSDEDEEAPRTLKQYGLGAQILSALGLKRLVLATNSPLPRVVGLEAYGLSIEGTRAIPKEML; encoded by the coding sequence ATGACCGAAACATCCACCGCCATTTCCCCGATCGAAGACATCATCGAGGACGCCCGCAACGGCCACATGTTCATCCTTGTCGATCACGAGGACCGCGAGAACGAGGGCGATCTGGTGATCCCCGCACAGATGGCCACGCCCGAGGCGATCAACTTTATGGCTAAATACGGCCGCGGACTGGTGTGTCTGACCCTGACAGGCGAGCGGATCGACGCACTGGGCCTGCCGCAAATGGCGTCGGGCAATTCCAGCCGCTATGACACCCCCTTTACCGTGTCGATCGAGGCCCGCGAAGGCGTGACTACCGGCATTTCCGCCCACGACCGCGCCCGCACCGTGGCGGTGGCCATCGACCAAAGCAAAACCGCCACCGACATCGCCATCCCCGGCCATATCTTTCCGCTGCGCGCCCGCGAAGGCGGGGTGCTGGTGCGGGCTGGGCACACCGAAGCCGCCGTGGATGTCAGCCGTCTGGCCGGTCTGAACCCCTCGGGCGTGATCTGCGAGATCATGAACGAGGACGGCAGCATGGCCCGTTTGCCCGACCTGATCGAATTTGCGCAAACCCATGATCTGAAAATCGGCACCATTTCCGATCTGATCGCCTATCGCCGCCGCCATGACCATCTGGTGAATGAAACCGCTGTGCGGGCTGTGACCAGCGAATTCGGCGGCGACTGGATGATGCGGATATTCACCGATGAAACGCAAGGGGCGGAACATATCGTGCTGTCCAAGGGCGACATCACCGGCGATGACCCTGTGCTGGTGCGGATGCACGCGCTGAACCCGCTCGAGGATGTTCTAGGCCTTGGCCCCAGCCCCGCTTGCGAACTGCCCGCCGCCATGAAGATGATCGCGGAGGAGGGGCGCGGGCTGATCGTGTTGCTGCGCGATACCGAAATGAAACTGTCGGACGAAGACGAAGAAGCCCCGCGCACCCTGAAGCAATACGGGCTGGGCGCACAGATATTATCGGCGCTTGGCTTGAAACGGCTGGTGCTGGCCACCAATTCACCTTTGCCCAGGGTCGTCGGCCTTGAGGCTTACGGGCTGTCCATCGAGGGCACCCGCGCCATTCCAAAGGAGATGCTCTGA
- a CDS encoding 6,7-dimethyl-8-ribityllumazine synthase, protein MAANEQHYTPPLPAFDKPVKLLIVVAPYYKDIADNLVAGAKAAIEGAGATFDLVEVPGALEIPTAIAIADATSNFDGFVALGCVIRGETTHYDTVCNDSSRALSQMGLRGICIGNGILTVENRTQAEVRADPADQNKGGGAAIAALHLVALSRKWGGEIKGIGFLPASEDFLMADGGPDNGPDTA, encoded by the coding sequence ATGGCCGCCAATGAACAGCACTATACCCCGCCGCTGCCCGCGTTCGACAAGCCCGTGAAATTGCTGATCGTGGTTGCGCCCTACTACAAGGACATCGCCGATAATCTGGTGGCCGGCGCCAAGGCGGCGATCGAGGGGGCTGGGGCCACCTTTGATCTGGTCGAAGTGCCCGGTGCGCTGGAAATTCCCACCGCCATCGCCATTGCCGATGCAACCAGTAATTTTGACGGTTTTGTCGCGCTGGGCTGTGTCATTCGCGGTGAAACCACCCATTACGACACCGTTTGCAACGACAGCAGCCGTGCCCTGTCGCAAATGGGTCTGCGGGGCATTTGCATCGGCAACGGCATCCTGACCGTCGAAAATCGCACCCAGGCCGAGGTGCGTGCCGATCCTGCCGATCAGAACAAAGGTGGCGGGGCAGCAATTGCGGCCTTGCATCTGGTCGCGTTGTCGCGCAAATGGGGCGGCGAGATAAAAGGGATCGGATTCTTACCCGCCTCCGAAGACTTCCTGATGGCCGATGGTGGCCCTGACAACGGACCCGATACAGCATGA
- a CDS encoding capsule biosynthesis protein, giving the protein MGKATGADRCFLFLQGPHGPFFNRLGKMLRTAGAQVWRVGFNAGDRAFWSDKSSYIAFEEPQENWPDRFAAIVAEKDVTDIVLYGDTRFIHAEAVKQAKAAGLTVHVFEEGYLRPYWVTYERGGSNGHSRLMDMSIDDMRKVLAGTELTSPEAPAHWGDMRQHVFYGALYHWFVMFRNGAYRHFKPHRDLGVVAEFRLYLRRLLMMPAHRVSRRVATKRIMRGGYPYHLALLQLEHDSSFQAHSPFGSMSEFLELVIAGFAKGAPTHHHLVFKAHPLENGRLALRRLVHELAEKHGVGGRVHYVPGGKLAQLLDHARSAVTVNSTAALQVLRRGIPLKVFGVAVFDKPELVSTLPLDEFFGKPDRPDIRAYKEYRQYLLETSQIPGGFYSARGRDQLMRLAVDMVLASQDPYDALKAGNAAPRQQLHIVN; this is encoded by the coding sequence ATGGGCAAGGCAACCGGCGCGGATCGCTGTTTTCTGTTTCTTCAAGGGCCGCATGGACCCTTTTTCAACCGGCTGGGCAAGATGCTGCGCACGGCGGGGGCGCAGGTGTGGCGGGTCGGGTTCAATGCGGGGGATCGGGCCTTCTGGTCCGACAAAAGCAGCTATATTGCCTTTGAGGAACCACAGGAAAACTGGCCCGACCGGTTTGCCGCGATTGTCGCTGAAAAAGACGTGACCGACATCGTTCTCTATGGGGACACCCGTTTCATCCACGCCGAGGCCGTGAAACAGGCCAAAGCCGCCGGACTGACAGTGCATGTGTTCGAAGAGGGATATTTGCGCCCCTACTGGGTGACCTACGAGCGCGGCGGCAGCAACGGCCATTCCCGTCTGATGGATATGTCCATTGATGATATGCGCAAGGTTCTGGCTGGCACCGAACTGACCAGCCCCGAGGCGCCCGCCCATTGGGGCGATATGCGCCAGCATGTGTTTTACGGTGCGCTTTACCACTGGTTCGTGATGTTCAGAAACGGGGCCTATCGCCATTTCAAACCGCACCGCGATCTGGGGGTTGTGGCCGAATTCCGGCTGTATCTGCGCCGCCTGCTGATGATGCCTGCGCACCGGGTCAGCCGCAGGGTGGCGACAAAGCGGATCATGCGCGGGGGGTATCCTTACCATCTGGCCCTGCTGCAACTGGAACATGACAGCAGCTTTCAGGCGCACAGCCCGTTTGGCAGTATGTCCGAATTTCTGGAACTGGTGATTGCCGGCTTTGCCAAAGGCGCGCCAACCCATCACCACCTTGTTTTCAAGGCGCATCCGCTGGAAAACGGCCGCCTTGCCCTGCGGCGGCTGGTGCATGAACTGGCCGAAAAACACGGGGTTGGTGGTCGGGTGCATTATGTGCCGGGCGGCAAGCTGGCGCAATTGCTGGACCACGCCCGAAGTGCGGTGACGGTGAATTCCACCGCGGCCCTGCAAGTGTTGCGGCGCGGAATTCCGCTGAAAGTGTTTGGCGTGGCTGTTTTTGACAAACCGGAACTGGTATCCACCCTGCCACTGGACGAATTCTTTGGCAAACCCGACCGCCCCGATATCCGTGCCTATAAGGAATATCGCCAGTATTTGCTGGAAACATCGCAAATTCCAGGCGGGTTTTATTCGGCGCGCGGGCGGGATCAGCTGATGCGACTGGCGGTTGATATGGTGTTGGCATCACAAGACCCATACGATGCGCTAAAGGCCGGAAACGCGGCACCAAGGCAACAGTTACATATCGTTAACTAG
- the nusB gene encoding transcription antitermination factor NusB, which yields MTDKRQMKSAARLYAVQALFQMEHSAQTIDAVRQEFEDHRFGATYDGDEMAEGNVNLFRDLLENAVGAQVLIDQMTDRALVAKWPLKRIDPTLRALFRAAGAELLRMETPPKVVINEYVDVAKAFFPDGREPKFVNAVLDHMAREARPEAF from the coding sequence ATGACCGACAAACGCCAAATGAAATCTGCCGCGCGGCTTTATGCAGTGCAGGCGCTGTTTCAGATGGAGCATTCCGCCCAGACCATCGACGCCGTGCGTCAGGAATTCGAAGACCACCGTTTCGGCGCCACCTATGACGGTGACGAAATGGCCGAAGGCAACGTCAACCTGTTCCGCGACCTGCTGGAAAACGCGGTCGGGGCGCAGGTGCTGATCGACCAGATGACCGATCGCGCTTTGGTGGCCAAATGGCCCCTGAAACGGATCGACCCGACCCTGCGCGCCCTGTTTCGCGCTGCGGGCGCCGAACTGTTGCGCATGGAAACGCCGCCCAAGGTGGTGATCAACGAATATGTGGATGTGGCCAAGGCGTTCTTCCCCGATGGCCGCGAACCCAAATTCGTCAACGCGGTTCTGGACCACATGGCGCGCGAGGCCAGACCCGAGGCGTTCTGA